CGCGACGGCCCCCACGCGAACTGCACGTGCCGCTTCTTGAAGACCATCCGCCGCGGCGCGCCCGGAACGACGTCCTCGCGCCGCACCCACCAGACGTCGTCGCCCGACGGATCGACGAGCTTGAACTCGAGCGTGTTCGACGGCCCCGCGCCGCGCAGCGTGAAGGAGAAGACGTAGTTCGCGGGAAGGTCGAGCGGCAGCGGGCGCCGCGCCGCGGCGTAGCCCCCCTTGCCGCGGAAGTCGAAGTCGAGGCAGATCTCGCCCGGCGCGCCGGCCGCGAGGCGCAGCGCGACGCCGTCGGCCGGCGCCGCGCGCCACGCCGCCGGGTCGGCGAACGCGGCGGGCGACGGAATCGTCTGCGCCGCGGCCGACGAACCCGCGGCGCCGAGAGCGATCAGGGCCGCGGCGAACGAGCCGGCGGCGCCGGAGAGAGCCAGAGCCGCGGCGCCGCGAAGCGCGGCCGCCGCACGCACGGCGAGAGGACGCGGCCGCGTCATTCCTTGACGCTGCCCATCATGATCCCCGCGATGTAGTGCCGCTGCAGCGCGAGGAAGACGATCAGCACCGGCGCGATCGTCAGCACCGAGCCGGCCATCATCAGCTCCGTGTCCTGCGCGTGCTCGCCGACGAGGTTCGCCAGCGCCACCGGCAGCGTGTAGCGCCGGTCGTCGGTCAGCACGACCAGCGGCCACATGAAGTCGTTCCACGCGCCGAGGAAGGTGAAGATCGCCAGCGTCGCCAGCACCGGCCGGCAAAGCGGCAGGACGATCCGCCGGTAGATCCACCACTCGCTCGCCCCGTCCACCCGCGCCGCGTCGAGCAGCTCGT
This is a stretch of genomic DNA from bacterium. It encodes these proteins:
- a CDS encoding coagulation factor 5/8 type domain-containing protein, which translates into the protein MTRPRPLAVRAAAALRGAAALALSGAAGSFAAALIALGAAGSSAAAQTIPSPAAFADPAAWRAAPADGVALRLAAGAPGEICLDFDFRGKGGYAAARRPLPLDLPANYVFSFTLRGAGPSNTLEFKLVDPSGDDVWWVRREDVVPGAPRRMVFKKRHVQFAWGPSR